The Harpia harpyja isolate bHarHar1 chromosome 10, bHarHar1 primary haplotype, whole genome shotgun sequence genome includes a region encoding these proteins:
- the ABCC2 gene encoding ATP-binding cassette sub-family C member 2 isoform X3 has protein sequence MWKSRAKKSSVTKLYIIKQVLATLLMLTAVAELALVFVEDTEQDPLPAVQYTNPSLYIATWLLVLLIHDARRFCLRRDSGILFCFWTLSLLCGILPFQSLLRRALQAPISDVPRFVLFFISYGLQLLLFLVSGFSDIAPETKEITKKNPEVTASFLSSITFEWYTSMVFKGYRKPLEIEDIWELKGKDKTQAIYTVLEKNMKTAVRKAQAELEKRKRKKRCREGDPDHGNNMSKAQSQDILVLEEKQLKRKKKGDKGDSGPRKDFPRGWLVKTLCKTFWQNLLLSVAFKLVHDGLVFVSPQLLKLLIAFVSDEESFAWQGYLYAILLFLTALIQSLCLQQYFSLCFQLGINVRASLIAAIYKKALTMSSATRKESTVGETVNLMSADAQRFMDTANFIHQLWSSPLQITLSIVFLWGELGPSVLAGIAVMMLLIPINGFLVAKAKTIQVRNMKNKDERMKIMSEILNGIKILKLFAWEPSFEKRVNEIRARELKDLVNFSYLQSISIFVFTCAPFLVSLASFAVYMLVDENNILDAQKAFTAISLFNVLRFPMAMLPLVLSSLVQTNVSTARLERYLGREDLDTSAIHHNPIAGSAVRFSEATFAWEQDGNAAIRDVTLDIAPGSLVAVVGAVGSGKSSLVSAILGEMENIKGHINIQGSLAYVPQQAWIQNATLKDNILFGSELDEARYQQVIKACALLPDLELLPAGDQTEIGEKGINLSGGQKQRVSLARAVYSNADIYVLDDPLSAVDAHVGKYLFEHVLGPKGLLQKKTRILVTHSISFLPQVNNIVVLVAGAVSEHGSYSTLLANRGAFAQFLNLYGSQEEDASEKNTTAVALAGDEEQGDEDIEPCVEEGPDDVVTMTLKRNASIRQRELSRSLSKSSTNSWKKAQEEPPKKLKGQQLIEKEAVETGKVKFSMYLRYLHAVGLWYSFWVAMGYVGQYVAFVGTNLWLSAWTDDAQHYLNQTYPTEQRDLRIGVFGALGVSQALFLLFATILSARGAMRASRVMHQQLLSNILRVPMSFFDTTPTGRIVNRFAKDIFTIDETIPMSFRSWLSCFMAIISTLLMISLATPFFALIIIPLSIFYYFVLRFYVSTSRQLRRLDSVTRSPIYSHFGETVSGLSVIRAFGHQERFLQQNESTMDINQKSVYSWIVSNRWLAIRLEFIGSLVVFFSALLAVISKGTLEGGIVGLSVSSALNVTQTLNWLVRTSSELETNIVAVERVHEYTKVKNEAPWVTEKHPPHGWPSKGEIQFVDYKVRYRPELELVLQGITCDIGSTEKVGVVGRTGAGKSSLTNCLFRVLEAAGGTIIIDGVDIATIGLHDLRQNLTIIPQDPVLFTGTLRMNLDPFDQYTDEEVWKALELAHLKTYVQDLPEGLLHLVSEAGENLSVGQRQLVCLARALLRKAKILILDEATAAVDLETDHLIQTTIRSEFADCTVLTIAHRLHTIMDSNRVMVLQAGRIVEYDSPEELLKKHGVFSAMAKDAGITNIETTVL, from the exons ATGTGGAAATCCAGAGCCAAGAAATCATCTGTGACCAAACTCTACATCATCAAACAG GTGCTGGCTACCTTGCTGATGCTGACGGCAGTGGCAGAGTTGGCCCTGGTGTTTGTAGAGGACACAGAGCAGGACCCCCTGCCAGCTGTCCAGTACACAAACCCCAGCCTGTACATTGCCACCTGG ctcctggTCCTGCTGATCCATGACGCACGACGCTTCTGCTTGCGCAGAGACTCGGGGATACTTTTCTGCTTCTGGACACTGTCCCTGCTCTGTGGGATATTGCCGTTCCAGTCACTCCTCCGGAGAGCCCTGCAG GCACCAATCTCTGATGTGCCACGGTTTGTCCTTTTCTTCATCTCCTAcgggctccagctgctgctttttcttgtctcGGGCTTCTCAGACATTGCCccagaaacaaaggaaatcaCGAAGAAG AACCCAGAAGTGACAGCCTCCTTCCTGAGCTCCATCACCTTTGAATGGTACACCAG CATGGTTTTCAAGGGCTATCGCAAACCCTTGGAGATAGAGGATATCTGGGAATTGAAAGGTAAAGACAAGACACAGGCTATTTACACTGTTTTGGAGAAGAACATGAAGACTGCGGTGAGGAAGGCCCAAGCAGAACTGGAGAAACGGAAACGCAAGAAAAGATGCCGGGAAGGTGACCCAGACCATGGGAACAACATGAGCAAGGCCCAGAGCCAAGACATCCTGGTGCTG gaggaaaagcagctgaagaggaagaagaagggagacAAAGGGGACTCTGGCCCTCGCAAGGATTTCCCCCGGGGCTGGTTGGTGAAAACCCTGTGCAAGACCTTCTGGCAGAACCTTCTGCTATCAGTAGCTTTCAAGCTGGTGCATGATGGACTTGTGTTCGTCAGCCCCCAGCTGCTGAA GCTGCTGATCGCCTTTGTGTCGGATGAGGAGTCCTTTGCCTGGCAAGGCTATCTGTATGCCATCCTGCTCTTCCTGACAGCACTGATCCagtccctctgcctgcagcagtaCTTCAGCTTGTGCTTCCAGCTTGGCATAAATGTGCGTGCCAGTCTCATTGCTGCCATCTACAAGAAG GCACTCACCATGTCCAGTGCCACCCGCAAGGAGTCCACGGTGGGAGAGACTGTGAATCTGATGTCAGCTGATGCCCAGAGGTTCATGGACACGGCCAACTTCATTCACCAGCTGTGGTCATCCCCCCTGCAAATTACCCTGTCCATCGTCTTCCTCTGGGGAGAGCTGGGCCCCTCTGTTCTGGCTGGCATCGCAGTTATGATGCTGCTCATCCCCATAAATGGGTTCCTGGTTGCCAAGGCCAAAACCATCCAG GTGAGGAACATGAAGAACAAGGATGAACGCATGAAAATAATGAGTGAAATCCTCAATGGAATCAAG ATCCTGAAGCTTTTTGCCTGGGAGCCCTCATTTGAGAAGCGAGTCAATGAGATCCGGGCACGTGAGCTCAAGGACTTGGTGAACTTCAGTTACCTGCAGTCAATCTCTATCTTCGTGTTCACGTGTGCCCCCTTCCTG GTCTCCTTGGCCAGCTTTGCTGTTTACATGCTGGTGGATGAGAACAACATCCTGGATGCACAGAAAGCCTTTACTGCCATCTCCCTTTTCAACGTGCTGCGCTTCCCCATGGCCATGCTGCCCTTGGTCCTTTCTTCCTTGGTGCAG ACCAACGTGTCGACTGCGAGGCTGGAGCGCTACCTGGGCAGAGAAGACCTGGACACCTCGGCTATCCACCACAACCCCATTGCAGGCAG CGCTGTGCGTTTCTCGGAGGCCACCTTTGCCTGGGAGCAGGACGGCAATGCTGCGATAAGAGA TGTCACCCTGGACATCGCACCTGGGAGCCTGGTGGCCGTGGTAGGGGCTGTGGGCTCAGGCAAATCTTCGCTGGTGTCAGCCATACTCGGGGAGATGGAGAATATCAAGGGACACATCAACATCCAG GGCTCCCTGGCCTATGTACCCCAGCAGGCCTGGATCCAGAACGCCACACTGAAAGACAACATCCTTTTTGGGTCAGAACTGGATGAAGCCAGGTATCAGCAGGTCATCAAGGCCTGCGCCCTCCTTCCAGACCTGGAACTGCTACCTGCGGGTGACCAGACAGAGATTGGAGAGAAG GGCATTAACCTGAGCGGGGGCCAGAAGCAGCGAGTCAGCCTGGCCCGGGCAGTGTACAGCAACGCAGACATCTACGTCCTGGATGACCCCCTGTCTGCCGTGGATGCTCATGTCGGCAAGTACCTCTTCGAGCACGTGCTGGGGCCAAAAGGGCTGCTGCAAAAGAAG ACACGGATCTTGGTGACGCACAGTATCAGTTTCCTGCCCCAGGTCAATAACATCGTGGTGCTGGTGGCAGGAGCAGTGTCTGAGCATGGCTCCTACAGCACTCTGCTTGCAAACAGGGGGGCCtttgcccagttcctgaacttgTACGGCAGCCAGGAGGAGGATGCTTCAGAGAAGAATACCACAG CTGTTGCTTTAGCTGGGGATGAAGAGCAGGGGGATGAAGACATTGAGCCTTGTGTGGAGGAGGGTCCTGATGATGTGGTGACCATGACCCTGAAGCGCAACGCCAGCATCCGTCAGAGAGAGCTCAGTCGCAG CCTTAGTAAAAGCAGCACCAATTCCTGGAAGAAGGCCCAGGAGGAGCCCCCCaagaagctgaaaggccagcaACTGATTGAGAAAGAAGCTGTGGAAACCGGCAAG GTGAAGTTCTCCATGTACCTGCGGTACCTGCATGCTGTTGGCTTGTGGTATTCTTTCTGGGTTGCCATGGGCTACGTTGGACAGTACGTCGCCTTCGTGGGGACTAACCTGTGGCTCAGTGCCTGGACTGACGATGCGCAGCACTACTTGAACCAGACCTATCCCACAGAGCAGCGGGACCTGCGGATCGGTGTCTTTGGGGCACTGGGGGTGTCACAAG ctctcttcctgctctttGCAACCATCCTGTCTGCTCGTGGTGCCATGCGAGCCTCCCGGGTTATGCATCAGCAACTGCTCAGCAACATCCTGCGTGTGCCCATGAGCTTTTTTGACACAACCCCGACTGGCCGCATTGTGAATAGGTTTGCAAAG GACATCTTCACGATAGATGAGACCATTCCCATGTCCTTCCGCAGCTGGCTCTCCTGTTTCATGGCCATCATTAGCACATTGCTCATGATCTCCCTGGCCACCCCATTCTTCGCTCTCATTATCATTCCCTTGAGCATCTTCTACTATTTTGTGCTG CGCTTCTATGTCTCCACGTCACGCCAGCTAAGGCGTCTGGACTCTGTAACTAGGTCTCCCATCTACTCCCACTTTGGCGAGACAGTGTCAGGGCTTTCTGTGATCCGTGCCTTCGGACACCAAGAACGATTCCTGCAGCAGAATGAGAGCACCATGGACATCAATCAGAAAAGTGTTTACTCCTGGATAGTCTCAAATAG GTGGCTGGCCATCCGTCTGGAGTTCATTGGGAGCCTGGTGGTCTTCTTCTCTGCACTTCTAGCTGTGATTTCAAAGGGCACTTTGGAGGGCGGCATCGTGGGTCTTTCTGTCTCCTCTGCCCTCAAT GTGACCCAGACACTGAACTGGCTGGTGCGGACATCTTCGGAGCTGGAGACAAACATTGTGGCTGTGGAGCGGGTACATGAGTACACGAAGGTGAAGAACGAG GCTCCATGGGTGACAGAAAAGCATCCACCCCATGGCTGGCCCAGCAAAGGTGAGATCCAGTTTGTTGACTACAAAGTTCGTTACCGACCTGAACTGGAGCTGGTTCTTCAGGGGATCACCTGCGATATTGGGAGCACTGAGAAG GTTGGGGTTGTGGGCCGGACTGGGGCTGGAAAATCCTCCCTCACCAACTGCCTCTTCCGGGTGCTGGAGGCCGCTGGAGGGACGATCATCATCGACGGGGTGGATATAGCAACGATCGGCCTCCATGACCTGCGCCAGAACCTCACCATCATCCCTCAG GACCCCGTGCTCTTTACTGGCACCCTGCGGATGAACCTGGACCCCTTTGACCAGTACACGGACGAGGAGGTCTGGAAGGCCCTTGAGCTGGCCCACCTGAAGACATATGTGCAAGACCTTCCTGAGGGGCTGCTGCATCTTGTGAGCGAGGCGGGGGAGAACCTGAG TGTTGGGCAGAGGCAGCTGGTGTGCCTGGCCCGGGCCCTCCTTCGCAAAGCCAAGATCCTCATCCTGGATGAAGCGACAGCAGCCGTAGATCTGGAAACTGATCATTTAATCCAGACAACTATCCGGAGCGAGTTTGCTGACTGCACTGTCCTTACTATTGCCCACCGCCTCCACACCATCATGGACAGCAACAG GGTGATGGTGCTGCAGGCTGGGAGGATTGTGGAATACGACAGCCCTGAGGAGCTGCTCAAGAAGCATGGTGTGTTCTCCGCAATGGCAAAGGACGCTGGCATCACGAATATAGAAACCACTGTACTGTAG
- the ABCC2 gene encoding ATP-binding cassette sub-family C member 2 isoform X1, which yields MSAALEEFCGSVFWNASYLTRPDADLPVCFQQTVLVWVPLGFFWILAPWQLLPMWKSRAKKSSVTKLYIIKQVLATLLMLTAVAELALVFVEDTEQDPLPAVQYTNPSLYIATWLLVLLIHDARRFCLRRDSGILFCFWTLSLLCGILPFQSLLRRALQAPISDVPRFVLFFISYGLQLLLFLVSGFSDIAPETKEITKKNPEVTASFLSSITFEWYTSMVFKGYRKPLEIEDIWELKGKDKTQAIYTVLEKNMKTAVRKAQAELEKRKRKKRCREGDPDHGNNMSKAQSQDILVLEEKQLKRKKKGDKGDSGPRKDFPRGWLVKTLCKTFWQNLLLSVAFKLVHDGLVFVSPQLLKLLIAFVSDEESFAWQGYLYAILLFLTALIQSLCLQQYFSLCFQLGINVRASLIAAIYKKALTMSSATRKESTVGETVNLMSADAQRFMDTANFIHQLWSSPLQITLSIVFLWGELGPSVLAGIAVMMLLIPINGFLVAKAKTIQVRNMKNKDERMKIMSEILNGIKILKLFAWEPSFEKRVNEIRARELKDLVNFSYLQSISIFVFTCAPFLVSLASFAVYMLVDENNILDAQKAFTAISLFNVLRFPMAMLPLVLSSLVQTNVSTARLERYLGREDLDTSAIHHNPIAGSAVRFSEATFAWEQDGNAAIRDVTLDIAPGSLVAVVGAVGSGKSSLVSAILGEMENIKGHINIQGSLAYVPQQAWIQNATLKDNILFGSELDEARYQQVIKACALLPDLELLPAGDQTEIGEKGINLSGGQKQRVSLARAVYSNADIYVLDDPLSAVDAHVGKYLFEHVLGPKGLLQKKTRILVTHSISFLPQVNNIVVLVAGAVSEHGSYSTLLANRGAFAQFLNLYGSQEEDASEKNTTAVALAGDEEQGDEDIEPCVEEGPDDVVTMTLKRNASIRQRELSRSLSKSSTNSWKKAQEEPPKKLKGQQLIEKEAVETGKVKFSMYLRYLHAVGLWYSFWVAMGYVGQYVAFVGTNLWLSAWTDDAQHYLNQTYPTEQRDLRIGVFGALGVSQALFLLFATILSARGAMRASRVMHQQLLSNILRVPMSFFDTTPTGRIVNRFAKDIFTIDETIPMSFRSWLSCFMAIISTLLMISLATPFFALIIIPLSIFYYFVLRFYVSTSRQLRRLDSVTRSPIYSHFGETVSGLSVIRAFGHQERFLQQNESTMDINQKSVYSWIVSNRWLAIRLEFIGSLVVFFSALLAVISKGTLEGGIVGLSVSSALNVTQTLNWLVRTSSELETNIVAVERVHEYTKVKNEAPWVTEKHPPHGWPSKGEIQFVDYKVRYRPELELVLQGITCDIGSTEKVGVVGRTGAGKSSLTNCLFRVLEAAGGTIIIDGVDIATIGLHDLRQNLTIIPQDPVLFTGTLRMNLDPFDQYTDEEVWKALELAHLKTYVQDLPEGLLHLVSEAGENLSVGQRQLVCLARALLRKAKILILDEATAAVDLETDHLIQTTIRSEFADCTVLTIAHRLHTIMDSNRVMVLQAGRIVEYDSPEELLKKHGVFSAMAKDAGITNIETTVL from the exons ATGTCGGCAGCCCTGGAGGAGTTCTGTGGCTCCGTCTTTTGG AATGCCTCCTACCTCACTCGTCCAGATGCCGACCTGCCCGTGTGCTTCCAGCAGACTGTGCTGGTCTGGGTCCCCCTTGGCTTCTTCTGGATTTTGGCTCCATGGCAGCTCCTGCCTATGTGGAAATCCAGAGCCAAGAAATCATCTGTGACCAAACTCTACATCATCAAACAG GTGCTGGCTACCTTGCTGATGCTGACGGCAGTGGCAGAGTTGGCCCTGGTGTTTGTAGAGGACACAGAGCAGGACCCCCTGCCAGCTGTCCAGTACACAAACCCCAGCCTGTACATTGCCACCTGG ctcctggTCCTGCTGATCCATGACGCACGACGCTTCTGCTTGCGCAGAGACTCGGGGATACTTTTCTGCTTCTGGACACTGTCCCTGCTCTGTGGGATATTGCCGTTCCAGTCACTCCTCCGGAGAGCCCTGCAG GCACCAATCTCTGATGTGCCACGGTTTGTCCTTTTCTTCATCTCCTAcgggctccagctgctgctttttcttgtctcGGGCTTCTCAGACATTGCCccagaaacaaaggaaatcaCGAAGAAG AACCCAGAAGTGACAGCCTCCTTCCTGAGCTCCATCACCTTTGAATGGTACACCAG CATGGTTTTCAAGGGCTATCGCAAACCCTTGGAGATAGAGGATATCTGGGAATTGAAAGGTAAAGACAAGACACAGGCTATTTACACTGTTTTGGAGAAGAACATGAAGACTGCGGTGAGGAAGGCCCAAGCAGAACTGGAGAAACGGAAACGCAAGAAAAGATGCCGGGAAGGTGACCCAGACCATGGGAACAACATGAGCAAGGCCCAGAGCCAAGACATCCTGGTGCTG gaggaaaagcagctgaagaggaagaagaagggagacAAAGGGGACTCTGGCCCTCGCAAGGATTTCCCCCGGGGCTGGTTGGTGAAAACCCTGTGCAAGACCTTCTGGCAGAACCTTCTGCTATCAGTAGCTTTCAAGCTGGTGCATGATGGACTTGTGTTCGTCAGCCCCCAGCTGCTGAA GCTGCTGATCGCCTTTGTGTCGGATGAGGAGTCCTTTGCCTGGCAAGGCTATCTGTATGCCATCCTGCTCTTCCTGACAGCACTGATCCagtccctctgcctgcagcagtaCTTCAGCTTGTGCTTCCAGCTTGGCATAAATGTGCGTGCCAGTCTCATTGCTGCCATCTACAAGAAG GCACTCACCATGTCCAGTGCCACCCGCAAGGAGTCCACGGTGGGAGAGACTGTGAATCTGATGTCAGCTGATGCCCAGAGGTTCATGGACACGGCCAACTTCATTCACCAGCTGTGGTCATCCCCCCTGCAAATTACCCTGTCCATCGTCTTCCTCTGGGGAGAGCTGGGCCCCTCTGTTCTGGCTGGCATCGCAGTTATGATGCTGCTCATCCCCATAAATGGGTTCCTGGTTGCCAAGGCCAAAACCATCCAG GTGAGGAACATGAAGAACAAGGATGAACGCATGAAAATAATGAGTGAAATCCTCAATGGAATCAAG ATCCTGAAGCTTTTTGCCTGGGAGCCCTCATTTGAGAAGCGAGTCAATGAGATCCGGGCACGTGAGCTCAAGGACTTGGTGAACTTCAGTTACCTGCAGTCAATCTCTATCTTCGTGTTCACGTGTGCCCCCTTCCTG GTCTCCTTGGCCAGCTTTGCTGTTTACATGCTGGTGGATGAGAACAACATCCTGGATGCACAGAAAGCCTTTACTGCCATCTCCCTTTTCAACGTGCTGCGCTTCCCCATGGCCATGCTGCCCTTGGTCCTTTCTTCCTTGGTGCAG ACCAACGTGTCGACTGCGAGGCTGGAGCGCTACCTGGGCAGAGAAGACCTGGACACCTCGGCTATCCACCACAACCCCATTGCAGGCAG CGCTGTGCGTTTCTCGGAGGCCACCTTTGCCTGGGAGCAGGACGGCAATGCTGCGATAAGAGA TGTCACCCTGGACATCGCACCTGGGAGCCTGGTGGCCGTGGTAGGGGCTGTGGGCTCAGGCAAATCTTCGCTGGTGTCAGCCATACTCGGGGAGATGGAGAATATCAAGGGACACATCAACATCCAG GGCTCCCTGGCCTATGTACCCCAGCAGGCCTGGATCCAGAACGCCACACTGAAAGACAACATCCTTTTTGGGTCAGAACTGGATGAAGCCAGGTATCAGCAGGTCATCAAGGCCTGCGCCCTCCTTCCAGACCTGGAACTGCTACCTGCGGGTGACCAGACAGAGATTGGAGAGAAG GGCATTAACCTGAGCGGGGGCCAGAAGCAGCGAGTCAGCCTGGCCCGGGCAGTGTACAGCAACGCAGACATCTACGTCCTGGATGACCCCCTGTCTGCCGTGGATGCTCATGTCGGCAAGTACCTCTTCGAGCACGTGCTGGGGCCAAAAGGGCTGCTGCAAAAGAAG ACACGGATCTTGGTGACGCACAGTATCAGTTTCCTGCCCCAGGTCAATAACATCGTGGTGCTGGTGGCAGGAGCAGTGTCTGAGCATGGCTCCTACAGCACTCTGCTTGCAAACAGGGGGGCCtttgcccagttcctgaacttgTACGGCAGCCAGGAGGAGGATGCTTCAGAGAAGAATACCACAG CTGTTGCTTTAGCTGGGGATGAAGAGCAGGGGGATGAAGACATTGAGCCTTGTGTGGAGGAGGGTCCTGATGATGTGGTGACCATGACCCTGAAGCGCAACGCCAGCATCCGTCAGAGAGAGCTCAGTCGCAG CCTTAGTAAAAGCAGCACCAATTCCTGGAAGAAGGCCCAGGAGGAGCCCCCCaagaagctgaaaggccagcaACTGATTGAGAAAGAAGCTGTGGAAACCGGCAAG GTGAAGTTCTCCATGTACCTGCGGTACCTGCATGCTGTTGGCTTGTGGTATTCTTTCTGGGTTGCCATGGGCTACGTTGGACAGTACGTCGCCTTCGTGGGGACTAACCTGTGGCTCAGTGCCTGGACTGACGATGCGCAGCACTACTTGAACCAGACCTATCCCACAGAGCAGCGGGACCTGCGGATCGGTGTCTTTGGGGCACTGGGGGTGTCACAAG ctctcttcctgctctttGCAACCATCCTGTCTGCTCGTGGTGCCATGCGAGCCTCCCGGGTTATGCATCAGCAACTGCTCAGCAACATCCTGCGTGTGCCCATGAGCTTTTTTGACACAACCCCGACTGGCCGCATTGTGAATAGGTTTGCAAAG GACATCTTCACGATAGATGAGACCATTCCCATGTCCTTCCGCAGCTGGCTCTCCTGTTTCATGGCCATCATTAGCACATTGCTCATGATCTCCCTGGCCACCCCATTCTTCGCTCTCATTATCATTCCCTTGAGCATCTTCTACTATTTTGTGCTG CGCTTCTATGTCTCCACGTCACGCCAGCTAAGGCGTCTGGACTCTGTAACTAGGTCTCCCATCTACTCCCACTTTGGCGAGACAGTGTCAGGGCTTTCTGTGATCCGTGCCTTCGGACACCAAGAACGATTCCTGCAGCAGAATGAGAGCACCATGGACATCAATCAGAAAAGTGTTTACTCCTGGATAGTCTCAAATAG GTGGCTGGCCATCCGTCTGGAGTTCATTGGGAGCCTGGTGGTCTTCTTCTCTGCACTTCTAGCTGTGATTTCAAAGGGCACTTTGGAGGGCGGCATCGTGGGTCTTTCTGTCTCCTCTGCCCTCAAT GTGACCCAGACACTGAACTGGCTGGTGCGGACATCTTCGGAGCTGGAGACAAACATTGTGGCTGTGGAGCGGGTACATGAGTACACGAAGGTGAAGAACGAG GCTCCATGGGTGACAGAAAAGCATCCACCCCATGGCTGGCCCAGCAAAGGTGAGATCCAGTTTGTTGACTACAAAGTTCGTTACCGACCTGAACTGGAGCTGGTTCTTCAGGGGATCACCTGCGATATTGGGAGCACTGAGAAG GTTGGGGTTGTGGGCCGGACTGGGGCTGGAAAATCCTCCCTCACCAACTGCCTCTTCCGGGTGCTGGAGGCCGCTGGAGGGACGATCATCATCGACGGGGTGGATATAGCAACGATCGGCCTCCATGACCTGCGCCAGAACCTCACCATCATCCCTCAG GACCCCGTGCTCTTTACTGGCACCCTGCGGATGAACCTGGACCCCTTTGACCAGTACACGGACGAGGAGGTCTGGAAGGCCCTTGAGCTGGCCCACCTGAAGACATATGTGCAAGACCTTCCTGAGGGGCTGCTGCATCTTGTGAGCGAGGCGGGGGAGAACCTGAG TGTTGGGCAGAGGCAGCTGGTGTGCCTGGCCCGGGCCCTCCTTCGCAAAGCCAAGATCCTCATCCTGGATGAAGCGACAGCAGCCGTAGATCTGGAAACTGATCATTTAATCCAGACAACTATCCGGAGCGAGTTTGCTGACTGCACTGTCCTTACTATTGCCCACCGCCTCCACACCATCATGGACAGCAACAG GGTGATGGTGCTGCAGGCTGGGAGGATTGTGGAATACGACAGCCCTGAGGAGCTGCTCAAGAAGCATGGTGTGTTCTCCGCAATGGCAAAGGACGCTGGCATCACGAATATAGAAACCACTGTACTGTAG